A window of the Blastocatellia bacterium genome harbors these coding sequences:
- a CDS encoding patatin family protein, with the protein MTGESPWDQIPAEEKERCLGGIRPERALHNILQRRAERARGEPSATGRKTAFIMQGGGMRGVFSAGAIIALEALGFTEGFDAVYGTSAGAINGAYFLAGQSAFGTSIYYQDIANRRFIRLSRWRKIVDMDFLFDEIIAGKKRLVLERIRQNRTPLYIVATDVETARETLFCSHDEELDLLAALKASSAMPILYHRPVNVNGRRYLDGGIVDAIPIERAIADGCTDLLVVFTVPKIHRAHPPGWLERWLARRLLRPLNPALEAAFCHRHEAGQRALDLALGRVHPDATVNIVAVFPDPTSPLHRLTTTADILWKAARECCHRVWRLFAGAEAIPPEPLPWMS; encoded by the coding sequence ATGACGGGGGAATCGCCCTGGGATCAGATCCCGGCTGAGGAGAAAGAGCGGTGCCTCGGCGGCATCCGACCGGAACGCGCCCTCCACAACATCCTCCAGCGACGGGCCGAACGCGCCCGAGGTGAACCGAGCGCAACCGGTCGTAAAACGGCCTTCATCATGCAGGGCGGCGGCATGCGCGGCGTCTTCAGCGCCGGTGCGATCATTGCTCTGGAAGCTCTCGGCTTCACCGAAGGATTCGATGCCGTCTACGGAACATCGGCGGGAGCCATTAACGGAGCCTACTTTCTGGCCGGACAGTCTGCCTTCGGCACCTCGATCTATTACCAAGACATCGCCAATCGCCGGTTCATCCGCCTCAGCCGCTGGAGAAAGATCGTGGACATGGATTTTCTCTTTGACGAGATCATCGCCGGGAAGAAACGGCTCGTCCTCGAACGCATCCGACAAAACCGCACGCCGCTCTACATTGTGGCGACGGATGTGGAAACCGCCCGCGAGACGCTCTTTTGCAGTCATGACGAGGAGCTTGACCTGCTGGCGGCACTCAAGGCCAGTTCAGCCATGCCGATTCTCTATCACCGTCCGGTGAATGTGAACGGGCGTCGGTATCTCGATGGAGGGATCGTGGATGCGATTCCCATCGAGCGGGCCATCGCCGATGGCTGCACCGATCTCCTCGTTGTCTTCACCGTGCCGAAAATTCATCGGGCGCACCCTCCGGGGTGGCTGGAACGGTGGTTGGCCCGGCGGCTTCTTCGTCCGCTCAATCCGGCTCTGGAAGCCGCCTTCTGCCACCGACATGAAGCCGGACAGCGTGCTCTCGATCTCGCTCTGGGACGAGTGCATCCGGATGCCACGGTGAACATCGTCGCCGTCTTTCCCGATCCGACGTCTCCTTTGCACCGGCTGACGACGACGGCGGACATTCTCTGGAAGGCAGCACGTGAATGCTGTCATCGCGTGTGGCGACTCTTCGCCGGTGCCGAGGCTATCCCCCCGGAGCCTCTTCCCTGGATGTCCTGA
- a CDS encoding DUF2203 domain-containing protein — protein MRYYHDKHFSVREAREVLARLRPHIERMVALARRLEASGFNIHLRQYRFGWHPDTLGPYPPEFHELVEIIQRLHRAGVLVKGVEEGLVDFPHLRADGEEVYLCWKLGEPELAYWHPLDTGFAGRQPLEETGG, from the coding sequence ATGCGCTATTACCACGACAAGCATTTTTCGGTGCGCGAGGCCAGAGAAGTACTGGCGCGCCTGCGACCGCACATCGAGCGCATGGTCGCGCTGGCCCGACGGCTTGAGGCCAGCGGCTTCAACATTCATCTGCGGCAATACCGCTTCGGCTGGCACCCCGATACGCTCGGACCATATCCGCCTGAGTTTCACGAGCTGGTGGAGATCATCCAGAGGCTCCACCGCGCCGGTGTTCTGGTGAAGGGAGTGGAAGAGGGGCTTGTTGATTTTCCTCATCTTCGAGCTGATGGCGAAGAGGTTTACCTCTGCTGGAAGCTGGGTGAACCTGAACTGGCCTACTGGCATCCGCTCGATACCGGATTTGCCGGACGACAGCCCCTGGAAGAAACGGGCGGGTGA